The stretch of DNA ACGGCCGCTGGCGGAAGTAAAAAGCCGAGCGGCAGGCAAAAAGGCTGCCGTTACCCCTTGCGAAAGGAGCGGCGGATTTTAAGTCCGCCGCTTCGAGAAATGAAGCAACATTCCCTTGGGTTCGATACGTATATAAGTTATAATGGATATGGTACGGCTTATGAAATTCTCCCGCGAACGTTTCGTCGTCTTTCGGGCGCATCTGCGCGAGGCCTTCGCGCTCGCCGCGCGGTCGCTGTGGGCCAACAAGATGCGCTCGCTTCTGACGGTGCTGGGCGTCTTCATCGGCGTCACCACCGTCGTCGGCCTCATCTCGCTCATCGTCGGCCTGCGCAGCTACGTCACCAACGTCTTCGCCACCGCCGGGACCGACACCTTCTTCGTAATGCGGATGAACTTCATCACCACCGATTGGGAGGACTGGTACGAGGGGCAGAAAAGGCCCGACCTGACGGTCGCCGACGCCGCGGCCATAAGCGCGAGCTGCCCCTCGGTGGATTACACCGCGCCCCGCAACGTGGCGATTAAAGAGGTATCGTTCCGCGAGAAGAAGGTCAAGGGCGTCATCGTCATCGGCACGTCGGAGGAGTTCCAGCAGATGGAGGGCCTCAAGGTCCGGCGGGGCCGCTTCATAACGAACGCCGAGGTCGACCACTCGCGCCAGGTTACGG from bacterium encodes:
- a CDS encoding ABC transporter permease, translating into MKFSRERFVVFRAHLREAFALAARSLWANKMRSLLTVLGVFIGVTTVVGLISLIVGLRSYVTNVFATAGTDTFFVMRMNFITTDWEDWYEGQKRPDLTVADAAAISASCPSVDYTAPRNVAIKEVSFREKKVKGVIVIGTSEEFQQMEGLKVRRGRFITNAEVDHSRQVTGVAYEVADKLFGSSSGVGERVKVGGHAFTVVGDAYPMGSVFGQSRDNSVIVPITTFEKMFGTRGIAHGLAIIGRPRSPELEGQAIDEVTNLMRRRHRLGPDEENDFEV